In Marmota flaviventris isolate mMarFla1 chromosome 19, mMarFla1.hap1, whole genome shotgun sequence, the DNA window ctccccagctgctggggcgATGGCGGTGCAGGTGGGTGACACCCAGGTACCCAGCTGGCACGTACCTGGAcccaggagaagggaagggggccTGGGTGGTGGGGGAGTCCCCAGGCTGCCTGTGTTTCCCCGCACAGAGCTGGGGTGCGGTTCTGTCCACTCATTCATCAGACCCCAGGGTGAGGGGGTGTGGGGGTGAAGGTCTCCCCAGAGCTGCTGCTGGGCAGGCTTgctccacccccccccacccccacccccatccccatcaGGAAGGAGATGCCTGGAGGGACGAGGTCCTGCAAAGATCACCCGTCGGAGTGTGTGGGCTGGTGGGAGTTTCCAAGATAAGTGGGTACCTGAAGGTGGggacagagctacagccccatgggcTCCATCCCTCTGTCTTTTGCCTTTAGTTTGAAGCCTTCTGTGCGGGGGGCCTGGCCCCGGGCTGGAGCCTGATGGTCCAGGGACAAGCTGACTCCAGAGAGGACAAGTAGGGGCCACCTCCCCTCCTGGACCAGGGGTGGGGGCTGCCCAGCTATCTGCTGCCTTCATGACCCGCACAACACCCCCAGGTTTGAGATCAACTTCTTGTCCGAGGCGGGGGACATCGCCTTCCACGTCAAGCCACGATTCTCCAGTGCCACTGTGGTGGGCAATGCCTTCGAGGGTGGCCGCTGGGGCCAGGAGGAGGTGTCCAGCATCTTCCCACTGGCCCTGGGGGAGCCCTTTGAGGTGATGGGGACCTGGGTGGGGCCCATGGGGAGAGGGGAGGCCCAGGGGgacggtggtggtggtggtggtggtgaggacaGTGGCAGGGAACAGGAGGCAGGTGAGGAGGGGGTTCCTTGTGATATCCACAAGCCTCCCTGCTGGGTTTGGCTGGGCCTCCCTGTTCCTCAGTGTCCCCTCGGGGGTGATGGGATGCTTCCTGCTCTGGCTGCCGGCCTCCCCATCTTTGGAGAAGCAAGAGGGTTCCCAGCGCAGATCTCCCATGGGGTGGGTGGGCCCGGACAGGCCAGCACACCAAGGTAGATGTGGGACTGAGTGATCCGGGCTCCTACGCTGGGGCCAAGGGTCACTTTCCTGCCTGCTCAGATGGAGGTGAGCTCGGACGCCGAACACTTCCACGTCTATGCGCAGGAGCACAAGGTGCTACAGTTCCCGCACCGCCAGAGGCCGCTGGCTGCCATCACCAGGGTGCGGGTGCTGAGTGAACACCGCCTGGCCCAGGTGGAGCTGGCCAAACGGAGCCTAAGCTGGGGGTAACGTCACTGTCCCTTCCCCTGCTGCTGACCTCACCTGGGCTTTTGCCATTCTCAGCCTGTGCCCTCTCCTGTGGCTTGGTTGTCCTGACCTGTCCCTCTCCCAGCTGGCCTTGCATATCTGGCCACAGGAGCAAGGCTGCTGTCCACATCCTGTCCTGAGTCTGTGCCTGGAGGGACCAGGGACCATGAGCTGAGGCACGTGCCTTGGATGCTTGCAGGGATGGTGGCCGGTGAGCTGCACCTGCAGTCCCAGGAGTGAGCCTTGGGCTGTCCCTCATCCAGAAGCCTGGAGCCCCCTGGAAACTGGGGCCTGTGCTTCTGTGGGCCCACCCCAACCCCACCTTCAATAAAATGTGAGCAGGATGCCGGTGCTTGGCTACTTGGGGACAAGACACGTTGAGGGAGGGCCTTGCTATGCAGCCCAAGATGCTCGTTACAGCAAGGGACTGGGGCCCTGCGACCTAAGCCCAGGCACCACCTGACCTCTCTGTCTCCAGGACCCTGAGGGTCTGGGGGGGGTTGGGGTGAACACAGTCCCTCCCGGCCACCTCTGATGCCCTCAGGACAGAGGGAGCGTGTCAGGTGATACCCATGTTGGGAGGGCTCCTGGCCGTGGACCTGAAGGCCTAGCAGGCTCCTGGGTCATCCCCACCAGGGCTGCTGGTCCTCAGACCTCCTCCCAGAGGCAGAAGGGTGGTCCTGGGAGGGGCCTGGAGAGGGAGGGTGGCCAGCTGGGCCCGGCCCTGCCCTGTCCAGGACACCACCTCGGGGACCCCGagcttcccttccccctccttcccgTTAGGAcctttcctgtttcctctctTTCCACCTGGAAGTGAGACGTGCTCCTGTCCCCATCACGTCCCTGTCAGGGGGAGCCAAGGGTGGggctgaggaagagaaggagcatCCTGAAGAGCTGCACAGGGACTCGAATCTGCCAAGGAGGCCTGAGCCCCACCAGGCTGCACGGCCTTGAGTCCCTCACGCTCTGGTCTCAGTTTTCCCACCCAAAGGGAGTAAGCCCCCGTCTCTGCCAAGGGCTCAGCCTTCAGAGGACGGCCCCAGAGACCTGGGcggtggggaggggaggtggctTCAGGACACACACCATGACAGCTTTCCTGTAGCTTTCATAATCGTGTGAAGTTTAATATGACTTACCAACCGTGACCATCCATTCATCTCCATCATCCCTCTGTACCTATTATGTGTCCTTCTATCTGGGTCTGTCCTCTGTCTATATTCAACTGTTgatgtcacattttttaataatGCTCTGTgggtagctgggcatggtgagcACAccatgtaatcccagccacttggaaggctgaggcaggaggatctcaagttaaaggccagccttggcagttTAGCGAGGCCgaaagcaacttagaaagaccctctgctgtctcaaataaaaaaaaggaaggaacagggctgtggtagagcacttgtctagcatatgtgaggaccACTCACAAAAAGCCTCCATGGATCTTAACCCCTCCCAGGGGAGTTATGTCAAGACAGCACTCAGTCAGCAACGCACAGTAGGACCGCAGAGACCCCGAAGCCCTGCACTTTGGAATGGCAGCCAGGTTTGAGTCCTAGCTCTGCCTCCGGATGTGAGACCTGGGGGAGGTACCTGACTTCTGGGGCTGTCAGATGGGGACATCACGGGATGTCCAGCAGCTCAAATGTGTTAACTCAGGCCAGGCACCTGACCGATGGCTGGCACGTGTCATGCTGCCATTACTGTGTGATGAATTCCAAGTGCCTTGCCCTTTAAGGTTTtctagatggggaaactgaggctaggAGAAGAAAAATTTTGGCTGCAAGGTGGGGGTTGGCGTGCGTGCGTGGGGGTCCAGTGACATCTGGGTCTGCAGGTGGGCAGAGTTGCTGGGAGCCACCAgcgacccccacccccaggtgggACAATGGCGCCTGGCCTCCAGCTGTGCGGCTTCCTTCCTGTCTCCACTAACTTCCCTGCCTGTCCTGGCCCAGCTGGCCAGGAGCCCCTTCCTGCCGCCCCTGTGGGAGCTGGGCCTTTGTGTCAGCCAGGAGGGGTTGGGGGCATGAGGAAGTATCCCGACCAGGCCTGGCCTTGGGAGGGActgggtggtgggggagggaCTGGGCAGTGGGAAAGGGTTAACCCACCCGGGTTGGGGGGGCCTGGGTCTGTGACCACACCTGGTCACCCCAGCTCCTGGTGCCCGGCCCTCACCTGTGGCTTGCTCAATCTCTCTGGGCTGAGTTTCCCTACAGGGACCCCCTCCTTGTGAAGCTAGCAATGCAAGGTGTGATCATGGAGGAGTGCCAGATGACATCAGGCTCTTTCCTTGCTGGGGGGGTGGCTGAGCCTGGGGACAACCTGGAGCCAGGCCTACGTGTCTCCCAAGAGCTCAACAAGGTATGAAGTGCAAATTCATTTCACAGATACACAAATAGGATCAGAGAGATTAAGTGGCTTGCTCAGGGTCACTCAGCAAGTGAAAGTTGGAGCCAGACAAAAAGTCCAGGTCTGACAGATTTCTACACTCACATACtaactcacacacatgcacacacctcaGCCTGACCCTGAGCTGAGTGGGCTGTGGGTCAGGCTCCTGTGCAGTCAAGGAGAGGGTTCAAAGGCCAGGAAGTCAATCATGACTATGGGAGGCAGCCCTCTGTCCACTCCAGGTTGCAAGCTGCCATAGGGCAAGTCAGACCACAGGGGCCCCAGGCCCCTGGGGCATCCTTGGTCCTCAGTCTTTCTATCTGTCAAATGGGGTACAGGGAGCTATGATCCCAGAACGTCCTGCTGGAGGAGCCGCCTGCCCTATTACACCTGCCGTGGCTCCCACTGCCCTCAGCACACAGAGTGGGTTcctgcctgcctggcccctgTCAACCTCACCCGAGCAGCCTGCAGCCCCAGTGGCCAGCATTGCTGGCTGTGCCCCAAGCAACCCATTCCTCTACCTGACCACAGCTGGGGACACCTCTGCTGAGAAGTCTCCCCGTCGTCCAGCTGGGTTCTTGCAGCCTTGACTTACACGGCCTCTTCTGAAGGTCAGGGACGAGGTCCTGCCTCAGCCCAGCTTGTCCCAGAGCACAGGGAGTTTTATCAATGAGTCAGTCCATACATGGAAAATCGCTTAGAGCTTTGAACAAGCTGAAGTCCCCACCCCCAGGGCTGGGGAACCCTGGAGGCATCTAATGCAACCGCAGGAAGACCGTGGCTCCTAGCTGCAGAGACGAGAGGGTGCCGGCCTCCCCCACTGCGGTCTCAGTGCCCTGCACAGCCGGCTTCTCTCCCTTTGCTTGGGCACCTGTTTTCTAACCATGGAACAGGACTCCAGCTCGGCCTCAGGACTTTGCAGGACCCCTCTCtgcctgctcctcccagccctggcctggctcctcctgATCATTCCAGCCTTCCTTCTGACCACCTCTCGCCTCCCTGGCGTGGTTTATTCTCTGACCTGGTAGCATTGCTTTTCTTTGTCCCAAGTAGCAGATTCTGGTTCCTGGGCTGACCTGCTCTCAGGCTTGCTGCCTGTGTCTCCCCTCTGGAGATCTGGCTCCAGGAACAGCCATGCGCTTTCCCATGGAGTCCCCGTCACTGGACCAGACACTCATAAACACACATTCTCAGGTCCCACTCGAACTAACCCTTCAGGCAACAGGCAGCTGGTGACCTCCCCAGAGCAGCCAGCCCCCTGCAGCCAGGAAGCACACTCCAGGTGGGACTGAAGGCCACTCCTCCTCAGCTCTTCCCCTTCAGCTCTGTCCCTGCCCCATGCCACAGGGCCCCCTGAAGTAGCCACAGTCCTTGATACCTTCTGAGGCCCAAAGGCATCTGCAGATGCTGCCCTCCAGCTATGGATTCAGTAACAGGTCACCAGGGAAAGTGCAGCCACTTGTCTGGGGACTTTCTTTCCCTCTGGCGTTGCATGGGGCAAGATGCACTGGGCTGGAGGCTGCAGCCAGGAGGGTGATGCTCATCCCTGGGTTCCCAACATCACTGGCTGACCAAAGGTGCCAGGCTCTCGAGCAGGCAAGGAGAGGGTTCAAAGGCCAGGAGGGCAAGTCATGACCAAAGGAGGCAGTGGTGAGGGCCATAGGGACCGGAGGAGTCTGAGGCTGATGGAAATGCACATACGCCTCCTGCTAGGGTCTTCCTGACTGTGCCAGGGAGATGTGGGCCCCAAACGGACAGATCTGATTTTAAAACTGGAGTCCCCTTGCTGTCTGGCTTCCATTGACCCCTTGGCCCATATGGTGAGACCTACAGAAGCCGTAAGCAAGCTTCTCCCAGGAGTGGCCTGTTTGGAGACCTGGGCTTTAAAACCAGCTTTGTCCTGTGTTGGCCCCTCCCCACTAGGTTGAAGATTATTGGGGGGCCCAGGGTCCAAGAACCCCGCCCTCCTGCACTCCCACCCAGGGCTCTCAGGCTGGCCAGCAGAGGGCGCTGCAGACCCGCTTGCCTCACCCCTATTCCAGGTCAGACACCTGCTTCCCCACAGGGACACAGGGTCCTGCTGCATTCTGGAGCCCACAGTGTTGGTTCCCCCAAAATGAATGTGGGCCCAAGGCCAGGGCCCACGTCAGGGAGAACCAAGCATTTAAAAGCATCACCCACCCCACTGGCCACGTTGCTGCAGCAGCCCGTGCCTGGCGCCCAGTGGAATGATCCAGTGAATAAACGCTGTGTGGAATCCCGGAGCCTCGGTgacctcttctgtaaaatgggtccAGTGTGAGGAGGAAAATGGACAATGTCCAGCAAGTGCCCTTGGGTGCTGTCCTCCCTGCCCACCAAGGCAGCCTGTCAAGCCCATGATGTCTCCAGCCTGGCATGGCACAGCTGGGCACTCCCTTGACCCCACCCACACTTCCTACCTCAGTCTTGGTAAGGACTGCCCTGGCTCCCAACATGGCCGCCACTTATACAGGGGCAGCTCAGCCAGCCTGGGCTCTGTCCTCCAGCACAACCCGGCAGGGTTGGGGGCCCATCGGGGCAGGGTACCTGCAAGGCCAGCATGCAGCCCCGGGCGGCTCCCTCTGC includes these proteins:
- the Grifin gene encoding grifin, which translates into the protein MAVQFEAFCAGGLAPGWSLMVQGQADSREDKFEINFLSEAGDIAFHVKPRFSSATVVGNAFEGGRWGQEEVSSIFPLALGEPFEMEVSSDAEHFHVYAQEHKVLQFPHRQRPLAAITRVRVLSEHRLAQVELAKRSLSWG